The proteins below are encoded in one region of Scophthalmus maximus strain ysfricsl-2021 chromosome 4, ASM2237912v1, whole genome shotgun sequence:
- the def8 gene encoding differentially expressed in FDCP 8 homolog isoform X2 gives MIDDINSVVSLQRRRTAALAETSITTTDVANEMAYDERLALFRQTRLNPFDRGEEEDGPQGGRTPPQHEARPELYFGSRTHSSDRTMDLGLAEDHFSRPMGSFVASDIEHLKQAIEECKKLILELPEHSERQKDTVVKLIHLRLKLQELKDPEEDEPNLRILLEHRFSKEKSKSVKQTCDKCSAIIWGLIQTWYTCTGCYYRCHSKCMNLITKPCVRSKVSHLSEYELSICPEIGLDRQDYRCAECRTPISLRGVPSEARQCDYTGQYYCSTCHWNDTAIIPARVIHNWEFEQRKVCRSSMRYLALMMSRPVLRLKEINPLLFNFVEELVEIRLQDRQHFVENDDMYSLQDLIDIFSGRLSCSLTEIHTTFAKHIKLDCERCQAKGFVCELCKEGDILFPFDSHTSVCHDCSAVFHRDCYYDNSTTCPRCSRMTERKQDEVSEVKDS, from the exons ATGATAGATGATATCAACAGCGTGGTAAGCCTCCAGCGACGCCGAACCGCAGCATTAGCTGAAACTAGCATCACAACAACAG atGTAGCCAATGAAATGGCGTATGATGAGAGACTTGCACTTTTCCGCCAAACCCGCCTCAATCCCTTCGAtcggggagaggaagaagatggtCCCCAAGGAGGCCGGACGCCCCCGCAGCACG AAGCAAGACCTGAGCTGTACTTTGGCAGCAGAACCCACAGTTCAGATCGAACCATGGATCTTGGTCTAGCTGAGGATCACTTCTCAAGGCCTATG GGCTCTTTTGTGGCGTCCGACATCGAACACCTGAAACAGGCCATAGAGGAGTGTAAGAAGCTGATCTTGGAGCTGccagaacattcagagagacagaaggacaCCGTGGTGAAACTTATACACCTTCGTCTCAAGCTGCAGGAGCTAAAG GACCCTGAAGAAGATGAGCCTAATCTGAGAATCCTGCTGGAGCACCGCTTCTCCAAGGAAAAGAGCAAAAGCGTGAAACAGACGTGTGACAAGTGTAGCGCTATCATCTGGGGCCTTATCCAGACTTGGTATACTTGCACAG GTTGTTATTACCGTTGCCATAGTAAGTGTATGAACCTGATCACTAAGCCCTgtgtgaggtcaaaggtcagccaCCTGTCAGAGTACGAGCTCAGCATCTGCCCTGAAATAGGACTCGACCGACAAGACTACCGGTGTGCAGAATGTCGCACACCTATTTCCCTGA GGGGCGTGCCAAGTGAGGCCAGACAGTGTGACTACACAGGCCAGTATTACTGCAGCACATGCCACTGGAACGACACAGCCATCATCCCAGCTCGTGTCATCCACAACTGGGAGTTTGAACAACGCAAG GTATGTCGCTCCTCAATGCGCTACCTGGCCCTGATGATGTCACGACCTGTGCTGAGGCTGAAAGAAATCAACCCTCTGCTATTCAACTTTGTGGAGGAGCTCGTGGAGATTAGG CTACAAGATCGGCAGCACTTTGTGGAGAACGATGACATGTACTCACTACAGGATTTAATCGACATCTTCAGTGGCAGACTCAGCTGTTCCCTCACAGAGATCCACACTACTTTTGCGAAGCACATCAAACTAGACTGTGAG CGTTGTCAGGCCAAAGgatttgtgtgtgagctgtgtaAGGAGGGAGACATCCTGTTCCCTTTTGACAGTCACACATCCGTCTGCCACGACTGCTCCGCTGTCTTCCACAG AGATTGTTACTATGACAACTCCACAACTTGCCCGCGATGTTCCCGAATGACCGAGCGCAAGCAGGACGAGGTGTCAGAGGTGAAAGATTCATAA
- the def8 gene encoding differentially expressed in FDCP 8 homolog isoform X1 — MIDDINSVVSLQRRRTAALAETSITTTDVANEMAYDERLALFRQTRLNPFDRGEEEDGPQGGRTPPQHEARPELYFGSRTHSSDRTMDLGLAEDHFSRPMGSFVASDIEHLKQAIEECKKLILELPEHSERQKDTVVKLIHLRLKLQELKDPEEDEPNLRILLEHRFSKEKSKSVKQTCDKCSAIIWGLIQTWYTCTGCYYRCHSKCMNLITKPCVRSKVSHLSEYELSICPEIGLDRQDYRCAECRTPISLRGVPSEARQCDYTGQYYCSTCHWNDTAIIPARVIHNWEFEQRKVCRSSMRYLALMMSRPVLRLKEINPLLFNFVEELVEIRKLRQDILLMKPYFITCKEAMEERLLLQLQDRQHFVENDDMYSLQDLIDIFSGRLSCSLTEIHTTFAKHIKLDCERCQAKGFVCELCKEGDILFPFDSHTSVCHDCSAVFHRDCYYDNSTTCPRCSRMTERKQDEVSEVKDS; from the exons ATGATAGATGATATCAACAGCGTGGTAAGCCTCCAGCGACGCCGAACCGCAGCATTAGCTGAAACTAGCATCACAACAACAG atGTAGCCAATGAAATGGCGTATGATGAGAGACTTGCACTTTTCCGCCAAACCCGCCTCAATCCCTTCGAtcggggagaggaagaagatggtCCCCAAGGAGGCCGGACGCCCCCGCAGCACG AAGCAAGACCTGAGCTGTACTTTGGCAGCAGAACCCACAGTTCAGATCGAACCATGGATCTTGGTCTAGCTGAGGATCACTTCTCAAGGCCTATG GGCTCTTTTGTGGCGTCCGACATCGAACACCTGAAACAGGCCATAGAGGAGTGTAAGAAGCTGATCTTGGAGCTGccagaacattcagagagacagaaggacaCCGTGGTGAAACTTATACACCTTCGTCTCAAGCTGCAGGAGCTAAAG GACCCTGAAGAAGATGAGCCTAATCTGAGAATCCTGCTGGAGCACCGCTTCTCCAAGGAAAAGAGCAAAAGCGTGAAACAGACGTGTGACAAGTGTAGCGCTATCATCTGGGGCCTTATCCAGACTTGGTATACTTGCACAG GTTGTTATTACCGTTGCCATAGTAAGTGTATGAACCTGATCACTAAGCCCTgtgtgaggtcaaaggtcagccaCCTGTCAGAGTACGAGCTCAGCATCTGCCCTGAAATAGGACTCGACCGACAAGACTACCGGTGTGCAGAATGTCGCACACCTATTTCCCTGA GGGGCGTGCCAAGTGAGGCCAGACAGTGTGACTACACAGGCCAGTATTACTGCAGCACATGCCACTGGAACGACACAGCCATCATCCCAGCTCGTGTCATCCACAACTGGGAGTTTGAACAACGCAAG GTATGTCGCTCCTCAATGCGCTACCTGGCCCTGATGATGTCACGACCTGTGCTGAGGCTGAAAGAAATCAACCCTCTGCTATTCAACTTTGTGGAGGAGCTCGTGGAGATTAGG AAACTTCGTCAGGATATTCTGTTGATGAAACCCTATTTTATTACCTGTAAAGAAGCAATGGAGGAGCGGCTGCTTTTACAG CTACAAGATCGGCAGCACTTTGTGGAGAACGATGACATGTACTCACTACAGGATTTAATCGACATCTTCAGTGGCAGACTCAGCTGTTCCCTCACAGAGATCCACACTACTTTTGCGAAGCACATCAAACTAGACTGTGAG CGTTGTCAGGCCAAAGgatttgtgtgtgagctgtgtaAGGAGGGAGACATCCTGTTCCCTTTTGACAGTCACACATCCGTCTGCCACGACTGCTCCGCTGTCTTCCACAG AGATTGTTACTATGACAACTCCACAACTTGCCCGCGATGTTCCCGAATGACCGAGCGCAAGCAGGACGAGGTGTCAGAGGTGAAAGATTCATAA
- the def8 gene encoding differentially expressed in FDCP 8 homolog isoform X3 produces MAYDERLALFRQTRLNPFDRGEEEDGPQGGRTPPQHEARPELYFGSRTHSSDRTMDLGLAEDHFSRPMGSFVASDIEHLKQAIEECKKLILELPEHSERQKDTVVKLIHLRLKLQELKDPEEDEPNLRILLEHRFSKEKSKSVKQTCDKCSAIIWGLIQTWYTCTGCYYRCHSKCMNLITKPCVRSKVSHLSEYELSICPEIGLDRQDYRCAECRTPISLRGVPSEARQCDYTGQYYCSTCHWNDTAIIPARVIHNWEFEQRKVCRSSMRYLALMMSRPVLRLKEINPLLFNFVEELVEIRKLRQDILLMKPYFITCKEAMEERLLLQLQDRQHFVENDDMYSLQDLIDIFSGRLSCSLTEIHTTFAKHIKLDCERCQAKGFVCELCKEGDILFPFDSHTSVCHDCSAVFHRDCYYDNSTTCPRCSRMTERKQDEVSEVKDS; encoded by the exons ATGGCGTATGATGAGAGACTTGCACTTTTCCGCCAAACCCGCCTCAATCCCTTCGAtcggggagaggaagaagatggtCCCCAAGGAGGCCGGACGCCCCCGCAGCACG AAGCAAGACCTGAGCTGTACTTTGGCAGCAGAACCCACAGTTCAGATCGAACCATGGATCTTGGTCTAGCTGAGGATCACTTCTCAAGGCCTATG GGCTCTTTTGTGGCGTCCGACATCGAACACCTGAAACAGGCCATAGAGGAGTGTAAGAAGCTGATCTTGGAGCTGccagaacattcagagagacagaaggacaCCGTGGTGAAACTTATACACCTTCGTCTCAAGCTGCAGGAGCTAAAG GACCCTGAAGAAGATGAGCCTAATCTGAGAATCCTGCTGGAGCACCGCTTCTCCAAGGAAAAGAGCAAAAGCGTGAAACAGACGTGTGACAAGTGTAGCGCTATCATCTGGGGCCTTATCCAGACTTGGTATACTTGCACAG GTTGTTATTACCGTTGCCATAGTAAGTGTATGAACCTGATCACTAAGCCCTgtgtgaggtcaaaggtcagccaCCTGTCAGAGTACGAGCTCAGCATCTGCCCTGAAATAGGACTCGACCGACAAGACTACCGGTGTGCAGAATGTCGCACACCTATTTCCCTGA GGGGCGTGCCAAGTGAGGCCAGACAGTGTGACTACACAGGCCAGTATTACTGCAGCACATGCCACTGGAACGACACAGCCATCATCCCAGCTCGTGTCATCCACAACTGGGAGTTTGAACAACGCAAG GTATGTCGCTCCTCAATGCGCTACCTGGCCCTGATGATGTCACGACCTGTGCTGAGGCTGAAAGAAATCAACCCTCTGCTATTCAACTTTGTGGAGGAGCTCGTGGAGATTAGG AAACTTCGTCAGGATATTCTGTTGATGAAACCCTATTTTATTACCTGTAAAGAAGCAATGGAGGAGCGGCTGCTTTTACAG CTACAAGATCGGCAGCACTTTGTGGAGAACGATGACATGTACTCACTACAGGATTTAATCGACATCTTCAGTGGCAGACTCAGCTGTTCCCTCACAGAGATCCACACTACTTTTGCGAAGCACATCAAACTAGACTGTGAG CGTTGTCAGGCCAAAGgatttgtgtgtgagctgtgtaAGGAGGGAGACATCCTGTTCCCTTTTGACAGTCACACATCCGTCTGCCACGACTGCTCCGCTGTCTTCCACAG AGATTGTTACTATGACAACTCCACAACTTGCCCGCGATGTTCCCGAATGACCGAGCGCAAGCAGGACGAGGTGTCAGAGGTGAAAGATTCATAA
- the LOC118302875 gene encoding AFG3-like protein 1, with the protein MALLLLLGPLRGRVRTVRSWSPQLSTVPPAPAVPCSGVLAAKTSLIQRKSGGCHQHSLSVTRLLSSNKPPRGFEKFFPKSEETTGVNKPIEAENSKGQEASGGDGRGPNDRGDERQRGGKNEEAHWWTRFQDDFPLDKKAVQNLAVGAAGMATAFLYFYFRETGVQISWKDFVHHYLSRDLVDHLEVVNKQYVKVYPARGVRASEVSYLWFNIGSVDSLEHNLEMAQQEVGLNSTHRVPVFYSTESDGTLLFSLLPNILLVGFLLFAMRQRPMAGRRGGRQANPFSMSESKAKIIQDNIGVRFKDVAGCEEAKLEIVEFVDFLKNPCQYQALGAKIPKGALLSGPPGNGKTLLAKATAGEANVPFITISGSEFQEMFVGVGPARMRDMFAKARRNAPCILFIDEIDAVGRKRGRGNDQSEQENTLNQLLVEMDGFNSSTNVVVLAGTNRADILDPALMRPGRFDRHIYIGPPDITGRASIFKVHLKPLKLDSSIEADALARKLAALTPGFTGADVANVCNEAALIAARHLDQHVNTQHFEQAVDRVIGGLEKKTRVLQVPEKTTVAYHEAGHAVAGWFLEHADPLLKVSIVPRGKGLGYVQYLPKEQYLFTQEQLFDRMCMMLGGRVAEQVFLRRITTRAHDDLRKVTQSAYAQVVEFGMNEAVGQVSFDLPRQGNTVTQKPFSEPTAQLIDREVRSLIDAAFQRTLQLVSDKKEMVEKVAKCLLEKEMLDKADMVELLGPRPFQERSSYEEFVEGLGESEEDTSLPEGLKNWSKSKGDEKHLRKSGLNKSGLYL; encoded by the exons ATggccctcctcctgctcctcgggCCCCTCCGGGGCCGGGTCCGGACGGTCCGGTCGTGGAGCCCACAACTTTCCACGgtccctccagctccagctgttcCCTGCAGCGGCGTCCTGGCGGCG aAGACGTCACTCATCCAAAGAAAAAGTGGTGGATGTCATCAACACAGTCTCTCAGTCACTCGGTTACTCAGCTCGAACAAACCACCAAGAG GATTTGAAAAGTTCTTCCCAAAGAGCGAAGAGACCACTGGCGTCAACAAACCGATTGAAG CTGAAAATTCTAAAGGGCAGGAGGCTTCTGGAGGGGACGGGCGGGGACCCAATGACAGAGGGgatgagagacaaagaggaggaaaaaatgaagaagcaCACTGGTGGACGCGATTTCAG GATGATTTTCCCTTGGATAAAAAAGCGGTGCAGAACCTTGCTGTCGGCGCGGCAGGCATGGCCACAGCTTTTCTGTACTTCTACTTCAGGGAGACGGGGGTCCAGATCTCGTGGAAGGACTTTGTGCATCACTACTTGAGTAGAGACTTG GTGGATCACCTGGAGGTTGTCAACAAACAATATGTCAAAGTATATCCTGCCCGTGGAGTCAGAGCATCAGAAGTG agctATTTGTGGTTCAACATTGGCAGCGTGGACTCATTGGAGCACAACCTGGAGATGGCCCAGCAGGAGGTCGGTCTGAACTCCACTCACAGAGTACCTGTGTTCTACAGCACTGAAAGTGATGG GACACTTCTTTTTAGTCTTCTCCCAAACATACTTTTGGTTGGATTTTTGCTTTTTGCCATGCGGCAGAGACCGATGGCAGGTAGACGTGGAGGTAGGCAAGCAAACCCCTTCAGCATGAGTGAATCAAAAGCCAAGATAATCCAAGACAACATCGGTGTGCGTTTCAAGGATGTTGCAGGCTGTGAAGAAGCCAAACTGGAGATCGTGGAGTTTGTCGACTTCCTGAAGAACCCATGTCAGTACCAGGCCCTCGGAGCCAAGATCCCAAAG GGTGCATTACTGTCAGGGCCACCTGGAAATGGAAAGACCTTGCTAGCAAAGGCAACTGCAGGCGAAGCCAATGTCCCCTTCATCACCATCAGTGGCTCAGAGTTCCAGGAAATGTTTGTTGGCGTGGGCCCAGCTCGG ATGAGGGATATGTTCGCCAAGGCTCGGAGAAATGCCCCCTGCATCCTTTTCATTGACGAGATTGATGCAGTGGGCAGGAAGAGAGGCCGAGGGAACGACCAGAGCGAGCAGGAAAACACCCTTAATCAGTTGCTTGTGGAAATGGATG GCTTCAACAGTAGCACCAACGTGGTCGTTTTGGCTGGCACCAATCGGGCTGATATCCTGGATCCAGCTCTGATGAGGCCTGGACGCTTCGATCGACACATATACATCG gccCACCAGACATTACAGGAAGAGCGTCCATCTTTAAGGTGCATTTGAAACCTCTGAAGTTGGACTCCAGTATAGAAGCAGATGCTCTGGCCAGAAAGCTCGCTGCACTTACCCCAGGTTTTACTG GGGCTGATGTCGCTAACGTGTGTAATGAGGCAGCACTGATAGCTGCACGTCACCTCGACCAGCACGTCAACACTCAGCACTTTGAACAGGCAGTCGACAGAGTTATCGGAG gtCTGGAGAAAAAGACTCGGGTACTTCAGGTTCCAGAGAAGACGACTGTGGCATATCACGAGGCTGGACACGCTGTGGCCGGCTGGTTCCTAGAACATGCAGACCCCCTGCTCAAA GTGTCCATTGTTCCCAGAGGAAAGGGTCTGGGTTATGTCCAGTACCTGCCTAAGGAACAGTACCTGTTCACCCAGGAGCAGCTGTTTGACAGGATGTGCATGATGCTGGGAGGTCGAGTGGCTGAGCAGGTTTTCCTTCGTCGTATCACCACCAGAGCACACGATGACCTCAGGAAAGTCACGCAATCTGCCTATGCACAG GTAGTAGAGTTCGGAATGAACGAGGCGGTGGGTCAGGTTTCCTTTGACCTCCCTCGGCAGGGCAACACAGTTACCCAGAAACCCTTCAGCGAGCCTACAGCCCAGCTCATAGACCGGGAGGTCCGCTCGCTCATAGACGCTGCCTTCCAGCGAACACTTCAGCTTGTCTCTGACAAGAAGGAAATGGTGGAGAAG GTGGCAAAATGTCTTCTAGAAAAGGAGATGCTAGACAAGGCTGACATGGTGGAGCTGTTAGGACCTCGTCCCTTTCAAGAGAGGTCATCATATGAGGAGTTTGTTGAAGGGTTGGGGGAATCTGAGGAGGACACCTCTCTTCCTGAAGGTCTAAAGAACTGGAGCAAGAGCAAAGGCGATGAAAAGCACCTACGAAAATCGGGCCTAAATAAGTCAGGCCTTTACTTGTAG
- the dbndd1 gene encoding dysbindin domain-containing protein 1, whose translation MEAQGGAGSPEPNKDIQKLLKPSSSADLSKELFQHPAGEEEGSLSGHTASLLHISERRQPLSSVSSLEVHFDLLDLTELTDMSDQELAEVFADSDEENHNEFPAGSQQPVLPRGGYMRSPSWTRCSKVQSPRERKHHSDSDTAEPLMKLERPKQP comes from the exons AGCCCAATAAAGACATCCAGAAGCTGCTGAAGCCCTCCAGCTCAGCCGACCTATCCAAGGAGCTGTTCCAGCACCcagcgggggaggaggagggcagccTGTCGGGGCACACTGCGAGCCTGCTGCACATCTCTGAGAGGAGAC AACCGCTGAGTAGTGTATCTTCTTTAGAGGTGCACTTTGACCTCCTGGACCTGACTGAGCTGACTGACATGTCTGACCAGGAACTGGCTGAAGTGTTTGCTGACTCTGATGAGGAAAACCACAACGAATTCCCAGCAG GTTCCCAACAGCCGGTGCTGCCCAGGGGTGGGTACATGCGCTCCCCCTCATGGACACGCTGCAGCAAAGTCCAGTCCCCGCGCGAGAGAAAACACCACAGCGACTCTGACACCGCAGAGCCCTTAATGAAGCTGGAAAGGCCGAAGCAGCCGTGA